The nucleotide sequence TCGATCTACCCGAGGACGAGCAGTTGCAGGGACGGGGCGTCTGAGACGTTTTTACTACCCTCGTGTCGTCATTCGGCAAGACATTGTTTTTTCACTGTGACCAACAGCCATCACCGTCACAGAAACATCCAAGTTCGCGCACCCCGCTTTGGCGGATATGGCCTCTCTCGCCTCTCTGGTCTCGGAATTTCAACAGTTTCTGGAGAGCCTGGCATCGACACAGGCGCGCATCGCGGCGACCGTTGCCGTCGGGATGCTTGCCATCATCGTCGCCGCGTTCATCCTGCCGGTCGGCCTCGATCGAGCGTATCGGCTCATGTCGACCCGTCTCGGGACAAGTCGACTCGCCGATTGGATCCGACTCGTCGGTGAGTACGTTCCACGGACGGTCGCCGAGGCCTTTGTCCGCCTCGTTCAGGGTCTGGTCCTGGCGGCAGCAGGGCTTGCTTTGCTGGTTATCTGGGGGCTCGTTGATACCGCGGAGTTGGTCCTGCGATATCTCGGCGGGTCGTTGCCGGTTCTCGGTCGTGGGAGCCTAACGCTGGTGGTTGCTCTTCTGGCGTACGTCGGGGCGGACCAGTACAAACAGATGGTCGTCCGGATCGGCAAGGAGGCCACCTGGCTGACCGATCACCAGCAGGAGATCGTGATCCGGCTGGGACAGATTGGGATCCTCCTGACAGCCGGCCTTGTCGTTCTCACCGTCTGGGAGGTCAACTTACAGGGACTGCTGGTCGGGGCGGGCTTTCTCGGCATCGTCGTCGGTCTCGCCGCCCGCCAGACGCTCGGCGCGCTGATCGCCGGCTTCGTGTTGATGTTCTCGCGCCCGTTCGAGATCGGCGACTGGATCGAGATCGGCGAGGAGGAAGGGGTCGTCACCGACATCACGATCATGAACACGCGCCTGGAGAACTTCGACGGCGAAGTCGTTTATCTCCCGAACGACCGCGTCAACGAACAGGCGATCGTCAACCGGAGTCGCCGTGGCTCGCTCCGGCTCCGCGTCGACGTCGGCATCGACTACGACAGCGACCCCGAACACGCAAAGGCCGTTGCCCTGGAGACGATCAAGGAGATCGACGTCATCGCGGACGGCCCGCCGCCACAGATCGTCCCGAAGTCCTTCGGCGATTCAGCCGTCATCCTGGAGATGCGCTTCTGGATCGATCACCCGACGCCGCCCCGGAAGTGGAACGCGGTCGAACGGGTCGTCACAGCGGTAAAGACCGCCTTCGAACGCGAGGGGATCAAGATCCCGTTCCCACAGCGCGAACTCAGCGGCCGCGCCGAAACCAACGGCTTCCAGGTCCAGGAATCAGCAAGTGGGAGCGAGGATGTCAGATAACAGCAGCACAGCCGGCTTTCATCGACGTGTTCAGTACAATCGCGCCCCGTCGCCGATGCTGGTCTGATAGGCACGGGCGTCGATACCGCGATCGTCGAACGTATCGAGCATCGCGTTGGCAACAGCCCGCTGGTCGTGGGCTCGCGTGACTGCGAGGACGGCCGGGCCGGCCCCGCTGATCGTGACGCCGGTCGCACCGGCTGCAAGCGCTGCATCCCGGACGGCATCGTAGCCGTCGATGAGCTTTGCCCGTGCCGGCGTGACGACGCTGTCCTCCATCCCCTGCCCGACGAGCGCCGGGTCGTCGCGGTACATCCCGGCGGTGAGCGTCGCCGCGTTGCCGACCGTCTCGACCAGTTGCTCGACAGTCGTCTCCGTCGGCACTACCTTCCGTGCGTCCCGTGTCGAGACGACGATTTCCGGGAGTGTCACGACGATGGAGATATCGGTATCGACCTGTGTAACGCCGCCGGGTGTGGCGATCGTGAACCCGCCGAGAATCGCCGGAGCAACGTTGTCGTCGTGGGCATCGCCGGAGACGACGGCTTCGCCCTTTGCGGCGATCGGGACGAGTTCCTTCCGGGATTTCCCCCGCTCGTAGAGATCGTTGAGTGCGACGGCCGCCGCCGCGGCGCTGGCGGCCGAAGAGCCCAGGCCCGATGCCGGTCGAATGCCCTTGTCGATCTCGATGTGGGCGGGCGCATCGAGTGCGTCGGCGACGGCTCCCACGGTGTTTTTCTCGGGATCCTCCGGAATGAATTGACTCCCGGCTCCAGTCACTTCGATGGTCGTCCGGTCGGCTCGCTCGACGCGAACGACATCAGCCGGGCGGGAAAGCGCGATCCCAAAAACGTCGAACCCGCTCCCGAGATTCGCGCTCGTCGCCGGGGCTCGCGCCGTGCGCATACCCGTCATTTCCGGACTGCGGTCAAAAAGGTAGCGAACCCAACCGCGGCGATGACCCCTAAACATAAGCCACCGTCCCCCGAATCGGGGACATAGTAGCGTCGATGGTGCAACTCTCAGTCCCCGTCCTGGTTGCTGCTGGTAGTGCTGGTGGTGGTGTCATCTCCGCCTGGTTGGCCGTCTTCGCGTGGCAACGGCGTGCAGTTGACGCGGCCGGTCCCTTTGCCGCACTTG is from Halorhabdus sp. BNX81 and encodes:
- a CDS encoding mechanosensitive ion channel family protein yields the protein MASLASLVSEFQQFLESLASTQARIAATVAVGMLAIIVAAFILPVGLDRAYRLMSTRLGTSRLADWIRLVGEYVPRTVAEAFVRLVQGLVLAAAGLALLVIWGLVDTAELVLRYLGGSLPVLGRGSLTLVVALLAYVGADQYKQMVVRIGKEATWLTDHQQEIVIRLGQIGILLTAGLVVLTVWEVNLQGLLVGAGFLGIVVGLAARQTLGALIAGFVLMFSRPFEIGDWIEIGEEEGVVTDITIMNTRLENFDGEVVYLPNDRVNEQAIVNRSRRGSLRLRVDVGIDYDSDPEHAKAVALETIKEIDVIADGPPPQIVPKSFGDSAVILEMRFWIDHPTPPRKWNAVERVVTAVKTAFEREGIKIPFPQRELSGRAETNGFQVQESASGSEDVR
- a CDS encoding homoserine kinase; this translates as MRTARAPATSANLGSGFDVFGIALSRPADVVRVERADRTTIEVTGAGSQFIPEDPEKNTVGAVADALDAPAHIEIDKGIRPASGLGSSAASAAAAAVALNDLYERGKSRKELVPIAAKGEAVVSGDAHDDNVAPAILGGFTIATPGGVTQVDTDISIVVTLPEIVVSTRDARKVVPTETTVEQLVETVGNAATLTAGMYRDDPALVGQGMEDSVVTPARAKLIDGYDAVRDAALAAGATGVTISGAGPAVLAVTRAHDQRAVANAMLDTFDDRGIDARAYQTSIGDGARLY